The window AATCTCATCTTTCACCGCTTTTGAACGGCGTCGGACCACTGTTGCTGTCTTATTTTTCCGTACCACAGCTGTTTGTTTCTTCATCCCTATCGGCTTTTCAGTAACTTCAGCAGTTGCCTTGCCCAACACTTTACGGCGGATATCGGCGGCCATATCGTCGTCAACCGTAGAACTGAGGCTCTTGATAGGGTATCCCATCGCTATCAATTTATCTGCCAGCTCTTTGCTTTTGAGACCGGCTTCTTTTGCCAGTTCGTAAATGCGGACTCTGCTCATCAAGTACTCCCGTAACCTTTTCTCTTGATATTTACTTAGCTCAAGTTCTAAGTTACACGTTAAGTTATCCGTGTTGGCGAATTATTCGCCTCAGTATGTTCTTCTTCTTTGCCAGCCGACTCCTACACTGCTTGTTTCTACAGGTATACACTCCCCGACCGGACATTCTGCTGCCCAAATCCTCCTGCAAGGAGCCCTCACACCATACCAAGCGAATAAGCTCACTCTTTTCGGCCTTCCGTCCGCACCCTTTACAAGTACGGATCGGTACATGCCCCCTCTTCACTCGTTCCGATACCCCTAGAACAATTTATTGCCATCAATCATGTCATGGGAGGATGACATGCTCTGATCCTGATCAGACTGAGGCATCATATTGCCACCCATCTCATCAGGATCAACTGTATTTCCCGGCATGACTTCTTCATCATCATCCTTTGCCTGCTGCAACACAGTCTCTTCATCCTGAACTCTGTTGCCCAGCTGCTCATCACCGGATTCTGCATCATCTGTATTTTCTTCAACAGGTGCTGCCTGTACCCCTTCTGAGGTTTCCTCAGGCTCACCCTCCGGTATCTCCGGCACAGGTATATCTGCTGCCTGCAGCTTCAACACAGCGGCCTGATCTTCATCAACACCGACAATGCGAATAATGGTTTCAATATCAGCCTCAGCAAATTCCAGTACTGACGTCACACCAGCTGCAACAAGTTTATCAGCTTTGGCCTCGTCCACACCATTAAGAGCAAGAAGAGTCCGGTATCCAGGCTTACTGAGATTCGCATAGCGTTGTTCACTCTTCACGTCAATACGCCAACTCAGCAGACGCGAGGCCAGTCGGACATTTTGTCCCTGACGACCTATGGCTAATGATAGCTGATCATCCGGCACAACAACTAACAAGGAATGTTGCTCTTCATCTACGATAACCATGCTCACTTCAGCCGGTGCCAAGGCATTATAGACATATTTTGCCGGATCCGGGCTCCAGGGAACAATATCAATTCGTTCACCTTGCAACTCCTGCACAACATTCTGCACCCTCGCTCCTTTCATACCTACGCAAGCGCCTACCGGATCTACATCAGATTCGGCTGAAGTCACAGCAATTTTTGCGCGAAAACCGGGTTCACGGGCAGCTCCCATGATTTTCACTATCTGCTCGGCAATCTCCGGGACTTCCAGCTCAAATAACTTAATGAGGAACTCATTACAGGTTCGACTCAAAACTAATTGAAAGTCCCGAGCATCCTGGCGAACCTCCTGAAGATAGGCACGAATCCGATCTCCCTGCTTGAATGAGCGCTTGGGAATTTGACCTTCACGGGGGAGGACAGCATCTGTGCGGCCAAGATTGATAATCATCTTGCCGCGCTCAAAACGCTGAACAATACCGTTAACGATAGAGCCTTCTCTATCGCGAAACATATCAAAAACAACTTCTCTCTCTGCGTCTCTGAGACGATGGATAATGACCTGTTTCGCAGACTGGGCCGCAATACGTCCGAGTTCGGCGATATTCTCCATCTTTTCTCCGAGATCGTCCTCAAGTTCGACATCTGGATCAAGAGCTCTTGCTTCGTCGATATGAATTTCGGTATCCTCATCCCAAACATCGTCAACCACTGTACGATACTGGAAGGCCTCAATCTCGCCAAGTTCCTCGTTGAACTGGACCTCAATATCACGCCGACCGCCGAATTTTTTCCGCACCGCAGACCGCACAGCTTCCTCAATGGCATCCACCATTAACGCACGATCAATGCCTTTATCTCGACAGATCTGATCAAGTATACGCTTTAAATTCTCTCCACCCGACATCTCGTTTTCTCCACATTTGGCCTTTGGCGCAACATCCAGAAAAGCCAGATATTCAAAGCCGCTAGAGGCTCAGACGTGCTCGTGCAATAGCTCCCAGATCAATTTCCATCTCTTCTGTCTCGGAGCTGTCCACAGCCAAGGTTATCTTCTTTTGTACTTCATCCACACCTGTCAGGACCCCGCAAAAAACATACTGCTCATTAACAGGATCATTGAGCTTTACCCTGACTTTTTTCCCGGAAAAACGAACAAAATCTTCCAGGCGTTTCAGCGGGCGTTCTGCTCCTGGTGAGGACACTTCAAGGGTGAACGCATGCCGTATTACATCTTCAACCTCCAGATACGTTGCAACCTGCCGACTGACAGAGGCACAGTCGTCTACATTCACTCCCTCATTTCGATCTATGAACAACCGGAGCACCCAACCGGACTCCTGCCTGAACTGCACTTCTACCAGTTCCAATCCCATCTCCTGAAGAAGAGGAGTGGCAAAGTCTTCCACTGTTCTGATCACCCGATCTGTTCCCACACAGCACCTTCACTACGACTTTCTATATTTTTTGTTCTTTCAAAGAAACGATCTTCTTCTATCGGTCAACTCTTTGCATTTCGCCCACTCAAAGCTCACAATTTCAACGAAACTTTAAGGAGCAAAGCAACCTCTCTAAAAAAACAATAAAAAAAAGCGGGCAGAGCCCACTTTCACAACATCCAATAAGCTGTTGAGCATACCAACATAAATGTCAGCATGGGGTTAGAGAAACTGATGGAGCGGGTAACGGGGTTCGAACCCGTGACCCCAAGCTTGGGAAGCTTGTGCTCTGCCAACTGAGCTACACCCGCACCCACATCTGTTACCCTGACTACGTGCAAGTCATTCGTTTAAATTACGACCGAATCACTCTTTGTCTCATCAAGTTCTTATAACCTGACCAGCTCACGTCAGCACACCCTAAGGTCAGCTTATATATTCAAGAAAAAGCTTTTTGTCAAGTCTCAAAGCAAGAACTAAGCAAGAATATACTCCTGAAACAATTCTGCCCCATCCCGCACTTGCCCTCTTTCCTCATTTCCTGCGCCCTACCTGGAGGCCACGTCATTCATATTTTTCAAAAAAAATAAGGCGACCTGCAACTGATTATCCTCTGCCAGTCGATCAGCCAGCGTGTTACCAGCACGTTTTTTTGGGCGAATATTTTTTTTCTTTTTGCCCATAAACTCATTATTCTTCTTTTGTGCATTGTTTTCAAAATGATGCGGCAGATCCTCTTCTCTCAGACGAGTACTCGGCGTGTTTCGCAGCCCTCCCTCCATTTTTTCCTCAAAGGGAATAATCATGTCCGGTACAATACCTGTCGCCTGGATAGACCTGCCGCTCGGCGTGTAATAGCGGGCTGTAGTCAATCGAACACCTGCTCCGTTGGGCAAAGGGACCACTGTCTGCACAGAGCCCTTACCAAAGGTTCGTGTTCCAAGAATAATTGCTCTCTTATGATCCTGCAGGGCGCCGGCGACAATTTCTGAGGCACTAGCTGATCCTCCGTTAACCAGCACAATAGTTGGAAAACGGTGCTGCGTTTTATCTCGATGGGCCTCAAAAAACATATCATTCTCTTTTTCCCGTCCCTTGGTGGTGACAATCACTCCGCTTTCAAGAAAAACATCTGCAATCTGGACAGCCTGATCAAGTAAGCCTCCGGGATTATTCCTGAGATCAAGAACAAGCCCCTGAATTTTTTCATCCTGAGCAGCCTTGCGCAGGGCTTTCTTAAAATCACGCGTTGTTGTCGCCTGAAAGCTTGTAATTTGGATATAATGAAATCCACCCCCGAGCTTCTCCGCAACGACGGAATGGTGCGGGATAATATCACGGACAAAGACCAGATCCAGCAGCTCATTCAAGTCACTCCGCCTGATCGTAATAGCTACCTTTTCCCCCTGGTTACCGCGTAATAGTTTCACGGCATCAGGCAGAGTCATGCCCTGGGTAGAGATATTATTGATTTTAACAATTTCATCACCAGCCTTTACCCCCTGCTTATAGGCAGGGGTCCCAGCGATAGGAGAAACCACGGTCAAAATTCCATCACGAACCGTCACTTCTATACCGATGCCGCTGAAACTTCCTCTGGTGTCTTCCTGAAGCTCCTTAAAGTCTTCCGGGGACATATAGGAGGAATGAGGATCAAGGGAGCCCAACATGCCGTTGATGGCCCCTATAAGAACCTCCTTGCTCTCCACCTTATCCACGTAATGCTTTTGCAAGAGATCAAGCACATTGGCAAAGGTTTCAAGGCTTTTATAGGTCTCTACATCTCCCTGCCCCTTCTCGGCCTCACAATACCCCGGCTGTGCAGCAAGAGTGCAAAACAGGAGCAGGACAATCAATAAAAATTTTCTTTTCATAATCAATCGAGAAGATACAATGAATTCCACTATCCTCTAATAAAAAACAGAGAAGCCGCCTGCAATCTCCCCCGTGTCTGGAGAGAAGAAATGAAATGACGCCCCCTTTTTAGTCAATCTGTAACCACTCCAAGGGATCCAATGGGGTGCGACCGTGCCGGATTTCAAAATACACACCAGGCTCGTACAGAGTCGCAACGTCCCCACTGCTGCCAATTTCCTGATCCTGCTCCACAGTATCTCCCGCATGCACAAAAATCTCATCAAGACGAGCAGTCACTGTGAAGTATTTTCCCCCGTGATCAATAATAACTGCATTACCGTACCCGCGTTTATAATCGGCAAAAACAACCTTTCCCTTATACACAGTATGGACAGGGGTTCCCGGCTCAATGGCAACAGTTATCCCCTGCATAGTCTCGCCTCTGCGTACTCCTTCCTGGATAGTATCTCCAAAGCGATAAAGCACTGTGCCGGTTACAGGAGAGGCCAGACGCCCTTTACCTAACAAAAGGCCTTGTTCCTTATCAAGCTTTTCCTCAATCCTGAGCCGTAACAAATCATCATACAATTCCTGCTCAGCCTTGCGCATTTCATCAACAGCCAGCTGACAGACGTTTTTCTCCTGTTTAATAGCATCCAGCACTTGTTTCTGCTCAGAGCGAAGAATAAAGAGAACCTGCTTTTCCTCGTCTGCCTGCCGAACCAGCTCTTCCAGGAGTGATTTTTCCAGCTCACGGGAAAGAACCGCCTGCTCTAGTTCATTCATGGCAGCACGATACTGTAAAACAATATTCCTATCATATGCAACCAGGTTTGCAAATGCATCGGAAAAAAGCATAAGCTCCGGGAGCGTTTTTTTGGAAAAGGTCACATTGAGCATACCGACCTTGCCCATCATGTAAAAAGAGCGCAGCCTCTTCAGCATATGCCCTTGAAGCTCACTCCGTTTTTCCTCTGCCAGCTCCGCCTTTGCCTTTAAATCCTGCAATAGCTTTTCCTGTTCCGTTAATCTCCGTTGCAGGGCTGTTGTTTTCTCTTTCTGGCGGGCCAGCTTCTGATTGATTTCATCTAACTGGCCAAAGACCTCACGCTCAGCGGCATTCTTCTCCTCAATCTTATCAAGCTGCACTCTGATGTCATGCTGGAGCTGGCCGATATGAATCCTGACCTTCCCCTGCTCATCCGACGATGCCGTTATTTCACCCCAGCATTCCCCCTGCCAAAGAGCAAGGCACAAAAAAAACAGGATAAAACGTAGCGATGTCCAAGCTCTGATACTCACAGATGAAGGATCCTGCGGGTTGAGGTAAAACTTCCTCCGGCACAAAGAAGGACAGCCAGCAGCACAATAATACCGATACTTGTCCCGCTGAAAAAACTAAAAGAAAACATCTCAGAAGCGCCCTGACCACTGAAACGAAGTTGAATCCAGCTATATAAGAGATATAATGCGCCTATCCCGGTCCCGGCCCCCAGAGCCCCGAGGACGGCACCTTCCAGAAAGAACGGCACGCGAATATAATGGTCCGAGGCCCCGACTAGCCGTAATAATTCCAGCTCTTTTTTACGGGTCAGCATGGTCAGACGGATAGAATGGCCCATCATAAAGGTGGTGGTCAGGATAAGCAGGGTGCCGGAAAGCAACACTATAATACGAAGCAACTGGATAAAAGAATAAAAACGCTCCACCCACTCCCGACCATACTGGACCTTGAGCACTCCGGGCAAGGACTGCAGGTACTCGGAAAAGAGCTTTATCCGCGACAGGGTATCCAGGCTTCTTTTGGGGTAGATTTCTATGGAAGCCGGTAAGAAATCATGGGGAATTTCCTGCAGGACATCCTGATTTTCATTGAGCTGCCCCTTAAATCGATCATATGCCTCCAGGCGAGAGATAAATTCTACTTTTTCTACCTTATCGAATTTCTCAATTTTATGGCGATACTCCTCCTGCAGGGACTGATCAGGCTGCTCTTCCAGGTACACAATCAGACGAAGATCGTTATTCAAGAGATTGCCTGCATGCAGGGCATTCATATAGACCAGGTAAAAAAAAGCAAAAATCAGGACAGACAGGGTAATGGTTACCAATGAAAGCAACTGGCTCCGCCAGGTCTGGACAATATTGCGCCAGGTCTGGCTGAGAACAGCAAAAAGAAATTTCATATTGCAGCCCCTTTTTTCCTTGGCGCTGTCAGCCCCCTATCAATAATAATTTGGGGATCAAAATCATCGTCTTCTTGCAGGAGCTGG is drawn from Candidatus Electrothrix aestuarii and contains these coding sequences:
- a CDS encoding S41 family peptidase; this encodes MKRKFLLIVLLLFCTLAAQPGYCEAEKGQGDVETYKSLETFANVLDLLQKHYVDKVESKEVLIGAINGMLGSLDPHSSYMSPEDFKELQEDTRGSFSGIGIEVTVRDGILTVVSPIAGTPAYKQGVKAGDEIVKINNISTQGMTLPDAVKLLRGNQGEKVAITIRRSDLNELLDLVFVRDIIPHHSVVAEKLGGGFHYIQITSFQATTTRDFKKALRKAAQDEKIQGLVLDLRNNPGGLLDQAVQIADVFLESGVIVTTKGREKENDMFFEAHRDKTQHRFPTIVLVNGGSASASEIVAGALQDHKRAIILGTRTFGKGSVQTVVPLPNGAGVRLTTARYYTPSGRSIQATGIVPDMIIPFEEKMEGGLRNTPSTRLREEDLPHHFENNAQKKNNEFMGKKKKNIRPKKRAGNTLADRLAEDNQLQVALFFLKNMNDVASR
- a CDS encoding peptidoglycan DD-metalloendopeptidase family protein translates to MSIRAWTSLRFILFFLCLALWQGECWGEITASSDEQGKVRIHIGQLQHDIRVQLDKIEEKNAAEREVFGQLDEINQKLARQKEKTTALQRRLTEQEKLLQDLKAKAELAEEKRSELQGHMLKRLRSFYMMGKVGMLNVTFSKKTLPELMLFSDAFANLVAYDRNIVLQYRAAMNELEQAVLSRELEKSLLEELVRQADEEKQVLFILRSEQKQVLDAIKQEKNVCQLAVDEMRKAEQELYDDLLRLRIEEKLDKEQGLLLGKGRLASPVTGTVLYRFGDTIQEGVRRGETMQGITVAIEPGTPVHTVYKGKVVFADYKRGYGNAVIIDHGGKYFTVTARLDEIFVHAGDTVEQDQEIGSSGDVATLYEPGVYFEIRHGRTPLDPLEWLQID
- the nusA gene encoding transcription termination factor NusA, with the protein product MSGGENLKRILDQICRDKGIDRALMVDAIEEAVRSAVRKKFGGRRDIEVQFNEELGEIEAFQYRTVVDDVWDEDTEIHIDEARALDPDVELEDDLGEKMENIAELGRIAAQSAKQVIIHRLRDAEREVVFDMFRDREGSIVNGIVQRFERGKMIINLGRTDAVLPREGQIPKRSFKQGDRIRAYLQEVRQDARDFQLVLSRTCNEFLIKLFELEVPEIAEQIVKIMGAAREPGFRAKIAVTSAESDVDPVGACVGMKGARVQNVVQELQGERIDIVPWSPDPAKYVYNALAPAEVSMVIVDEEQHSLLVVVPDDQLSLAIGRQGQNVRLASRLLSWRIDVKSEQRYANLSKPGYRTLLALNGVDEAKADKLVAAGVTSVLEFAEADIETIIRIVGVDEDQAAVLKLQAADIPVPEIPEGEPEETSEGVQAAPVEENTDDAESGDEQLGNRVQDEETVLQQAKDDDEEVMPGNTVDPDEMGGNMMPQSDQDQSMSSSHDMIDGNKLF
- a CDS encoding DUF448 domain-containing protein, whose protein sequence is MKRGHVPIRTCKGCGRKAEKSELIRLVWCEGSLQEDLGSRMSGRGVYTCRNKQCRSRLAKKKNILRRIIRQHG
- the rimP gene encoding ribosome maturation factor RimP, which gives rise to MGTDRVIRTVEDFATPLLQEMGLELVEVQFRQESGWVLRLFIDRNEGVNVDDCASVSRQVATYLEVEDVIRHAFTLEVSSPGAERPLKRLEDFVRFSGKKVRVKLNDPVNEQYVFCGVLTGVDEVQKKITLAVDSSETEEMEIDLGAIARARLSL
- a CDS encoding permease-like cell division protein FtsX; its protein translation is MKFLFAVLSQTWRNIVQTWRSQLLSLVTITLSVLIFAFFYLVYMNALHAGNLLNNDLRLIVYLEEQPDQSLQEEYRHKIEKFDKVEKVEFISRLEAYDRFKGQLNENQDVLQEIPHDFLPASIEIYPKRSLDTLSRIKLFSEYLQSLPGVLKVQYGREWVERFYSFIQLLRIIVLLSGTLLILTTTFMMGHSIRLTMLTRKKELELLRLVGASDHYIRVPFFLEGAVLGALGAGTGIGALYLLYSWIQLRFSGQGASEMFSFSFFSGTSIGIIVLLAVLLCAGGSFTSTRRILHL